A region from the Fusarium musae strain F31 chromosome 1, whole genome shotgun sequence genome encodes:
- a CDS encoding hypothetical protein (EggNog:ENOG41~BUSCO:EOG09265LEG) codes for MSNSNTPVEDLIRAKITAAFNPQTLEIYNDSHLHSHHKAMEHTTSSETHFRVVITSDAFNSKMQPARHRMVYALLRDEMAQENGIHALQLRTMTPEEEARQRKKKEDEAAARAARAESEEE; via the exons ATGAGCAACTCCAACACTCCCGTTGAGGATCTTATTCGAGCCAAG ATCACCGCGGCCTTCAACCCCCAAACTCTCGAGATCTACAATGACTCTCATCTTCACTCCCACCACAAGGCCATGGAACACACTACCTCCAGCGAGACACACTTTCG CGTGGTCATCACCTCCGACGCCTTCAACTCCAAGATGCAGCCTGCCCGTCACCGCATGGTCTACGCCCTTCTCCGCGATGAGATGGCCCAGGAGAACGGCATCCACGCCCTCCAGCTGCGCACCATGACTcccgaggaagaagcccgccaaaggaagaagaaggaagacgaAGCCGCTGCCCGTGCCGCCCGAGCTGAATCTGAGGAAGAGTGA